The Kiritimatiellia bacterium genome includes the window GAACGCGGCCCTGGTCCGCGCGCTGCTGGACGGGGAGAAGGGGCCACGGCGCGACATCGTGCTGCTCAACGCGGCGGCCGCGATCGTCGCCGGCGGCCGGGCGGCGGACTTTGCGGAGGGCCTCCAAGCCGCCGCGCGCTCGGTGGATAGCGGGTCGGCCCGGCAAAAGCTCGAGGCCCTGGCCCGGGCCTCGAACGCGGGCGCTTGAGCCGGATGCTCGCTCTCTTTGTGCTTCGCTTTTTCAGGCAAAGCGCTTATAAGAACCGCCCAATTCAACCTTCAACCGGCAGGCGATAATGAAGAAGCAAAAGAGGGAAGTCATCGGCGTCGTGGGGTTGGGCTACGTGGGGCTGCCGCTGGCCACGGCGTTCGCGACGAAGTTCAAGGTGATCGGGTTCGACATCAAGGAGGCCCGCGTCAAGGAGTTGCGGGCCGGTCGCGACTCGACGGGCGAGGCGGACCCGGCGCACCTGAAGAACCCGCGGCTGACCTTCACCTCGGACCCCGCCGCGCTGCGGCGCTGCACGTTCATCATCGTCGCCGTGCCGACGCCGATCGACGAATCGCGCGAGCCGGACCTGACCCCGCTGGAATCCTCCTCGACCGCGGTAGGGAAGATCCTGAAGAAGGGCATGATGGTGGTGTACGAAAGCACCGTGTATCCCGGCGTGACGGAGGAGTACTGCCTGCCGATCCTGGAGCGCGAATCGGGCTTGAAGCTGGGCCAGTTCGACCTGGGGTACTCGCCGGAGCGCGTGAACCCGGGCGACAAGCAGCACTCCGTGTCGGGCATCGTGAAGGTCGTCAGCGGGCACAACGCCCGAGCCCTGGACCGCTGCGCGGCGGCGTACGGCGCGGTGATCGCGGCGGGCATCCACAAGGCGCCCAACATCATGACCGCCGAGGCGGCCAAGGTGATCGAAAACGTCCAGCGCGACCTGAACATCGCGCTGATGAACGAACTCTCCAAGATCTTCGCGCGGATGGGGCTGAATACCAACGAGGTCCTGGCCGCCTCCGCGACGAAGTGGAATTTCCACCGCTATCATCCCGGCCTCGTCGGCGGGCACTGCATCGGCGTCGATCCTTACTACCTGACCCACCGCGCGCTACAGCTGGGCTACCACCCGGAGGTGATCCTGGCCGGCCGCCGGATCAACGACGGCATGGGCGACTACGTCGGCGAACTGACCATCCGCGAACTGGTCCACGCGGGCGTGCTGCCGCGGAAGGCGCGGATCTGGGTGCTGGGCATGACCTTCAAGGAGAACGTCCCCGATTTCCGCAACACGCGCGCCGTGGACGTCGTGGCCTACCTGAAGAAATACGGGGCGCAGGTGTACGCCTGGGAGCCCCTCGTGAGCGCGGGCCAGATCAAGAAGGAATTCGGGGTCGACACGCTCACCTTCGACCGGGCCCGGAACCTGGACGCGGTGGTGCTGATCAACGCCCATGACGCGTTCAAGTCCATCGCCCTGCCGGCCCTGCGGAAGAAGATGCGGACTCGCGTGATCGTGGACGTGAAGAACTTCTTCCCGCGCGAGCGGGCGCGGAAGCTGGGCTTCCACTACGTCAGCCTGTAGGCCCGCCGCCGGGACTTGTCCTACCAGGTACGGGTGAGAGGCGGTACGAACGGCGTCGCAGAGCTCCGCCCTCCAGTGGCAGGAATCATGGAGGGGCGAGCTCCTGCGAGCCCGAAATCTACCCGCATTCACCCGGATTTGGTATCATCCCGAGCGCAGCGAGGGATCTCTTGAACACAGGCCCCGGCGGGGAGGAAGTTCCTCGCCGCGCTCGGAATGACAGGGGCGGTGCCGGGGCTACTTCTTTTTCCCGTTGGCCTTTTGCGTCCCGTTACCCGTTTCGACCTGTTGCGCCTCGCGGGCGGTCAGGTGGCGGTGGATCAGCTGGCTCTCGGAGGGGATGCCCGAGCGTTCATAGATCGTGCCCGGGTTGGCCAGGGCGACCGTGACGAAGATGACAATCTCGTTTTGCACCTTCTGGGTCTTGGTGTGGGTGAAGAGGTACTTGCCGATCAGCGGGAGGTCGCCGAGCACCGGCACCTTGATGATCTTCTCCTCGTCGTCGGTCAGGGAGAGGCCGCCGATGGCGACCGTCCGGTTGTTCTCGACGTTGAATTCGGTGTCCACGCGGCTGATGGTCATCACCGGGAAGCGCTGGCCGGTCTGGGGGATCACCTCGTCTTCCGACCGCGGGGCGCGGGAGAGTTCGGGGATGATGCGCACGGTGATGTTGCTCTCCGTGTTGACGATGGGCGTCACGTCCACCAGGACGCCGACGGGCAGGTAGCCGTCGAGGCGGTAGAGGAACTGGACGATGCCCTCGGAATCCGATCGCAGCGGGACCGCCGACACGTTGGGCCGCTTGCTGCCGACAAGGATGGAGGCCGTCTCGCCGCTGGCGACGACGATCTTCGGATTCGAGATGATGCTGACGCCGCTGTTCTGCTTCAGGGCGCTCAACACCAGCGAGAAATCGCTGGCGGACAGCACCGCCGCGCGGACGTCGGTGAGGGTCCGGTTGTACTGGTCGACGGTGGACTGGTCGTAGGTCCGCGCCCGCGAGATGGCATCGATGGTGCCCCGGCCCGCGAGGCCCAGCGAGTCGTCCTTCTTGTCCAGGCCTTCCGGCACGCTCACGAAGCCGGCCTCGCCCGACCCGATCTCCGTGCCGGCGGGGCTGGACACGCCGTACTGGTCGTACAGTTGGCCCATCAGGTCCGACTGGGCCCGCCGTTCCGTTTCGGCGTACCCGGTGAAGGTGTCCTTGGTGCGGGTGCGCGAATCGTTCAGGGTCCAGGTCATGCCGCCGGCGCCGATGGTGTAACCCTGCAGGGCCTGCCAGTTGATGCCCAGGTCCTTGATCGCCTGGTCGTTGAGCTCGATGAACTTGGCCTCGATGAAGACCTGGGGCCGGGGCTTGTCGATCTTGCCGATGACCTCGCGGATCTTACCGAGCTGGTCGGCGGTTTCGCGCACCACCAGCGTGTTGACGCCCGAGGCGCCGGCCGCCGACGCGTTGCTGGCGATGAGCATTTTCTGGACGATGGGGAGGATGTTGCTGATGGTCTGGTAGCGCAGGGTGTAGGTCTCGATCGTCAGCGGCTCGAGGGCCAGGTCGGCCTTGGACAGCACCGTGTAGATGCCCGGGCTCTTTTCCACCAGGGCCAGGTTCACGCTGTCCAGGATGATGCGCAGGGCGGGCTCCCACTCCACGTCCTTGAGGCTCACGGTGACGTTGCCCTTGATATCCTTGCCGGAGACGATGTTCGCCCCGGAGATGCGGGTGAACATGCGGATGGCATCCTGGACCGGCACGTTGTCGAGGGTGATGGTGATCAACTCGCCCTTCGTCGATTCCACGCCCGGCGTCTCCCGCTCGGTCACCAGTTCCACCAGTTCGACGGCGGCCGTCGCGGCGGGTTCGGCCGCCGGCGCCTCGGGGACCGGCAGCGCCGCCTGCTCGGCGAGCGACTCGGGGGCCGCCGGGGTTTCGGGGGGCGGCGCTTCTTCCTGGGCCGCCGCCGGGCGCGCCGCCGCGGCCAGCAGGAACGTCATCATCCATTGCGCCAGTATTCGTTTCTTCATAGTGCGGTCCCTTCGTAAGTACTTCAAACTCGGCTCCCGTTCAAGCAGGGAGGTGGCGCCCCGCCTTGTTTCAATACGCCACCACCCGGTAGATCCTCAACGGCAAGCCGGTGTTGTTGGTGTCCGTGCAGCTCATCATGGAGTCCACGCCCGGCAGGCCGATCCCCGTATTAACGTTGGTCCAGTTCATGAGATCATCCGTGTACTGCGCGGTGTAGAACCAGCCCATCGCGCCCATCCAACTGATCGTCACGCCGCCCGGGCCGGGCAGGGTCTGCATGAAGACCGGGGGGATATTCGTGGACAGGCCGATCTCGACGCGCAGGATGCGGTCGTGGCCCGTGTCGGCGATGTACAGGTACCCGCGGTCGTCCCAGGCGACGCCTTCCGGATGGTCCACGATGTTGCCGGCGAGCACGGTCGACCAGGCCCCCGGATCGATGCGCCGCACGATGCGGTTGTTGTTCATGTCCGCGACGAACAAGTCGTTGGTGCGACCGAACGCCATGCGCTGGGCCCGGTTCAGGCCGCCCTCGGTGTTCGTGCTGCTGCCGATGCGGCCCAGGAATGTCCCGTTCGTCGTGAAGCCCTGGATCCGCGTGTACGCCGTCCCCGCGTCGTAGTCCGAGACCACGATGTAGTTGGAGGCCCCGACCGTCACGCCCTTGGCCAGCCGGACGAAGGCGTCCTCGACCCCGTTGGAGACGAGGACCGACCAGAGGTTGGCCGGCGTGCGCTTCTGGACCCGGTAGTTGCTCCGGTCCGTGACATACAGGTTGGTGAAGGTGTCCACGTCGAGGTCGTACGGCGCGTTGAACTGGCCGACGGCGCTGCCGGGCGACGTGCCGCCCCAGACCGTCCAGGCCCCGGCCGGGGTCCGGCGCTGGACGCGGTTGTTCCCCGTGTCCGCCACGTAGACGTTGGTCGCCGGGTCCACGGTGACGCCGAAGGGCTGGTTGAACTGCCCCGACCCCGTGCCGGCGGCGCCGATCGTGCTCACCGCGGCGGGCAGGTTGGTGATCCGGGTGTCGAGGACGACGATCCGATCCTGCCCGCTGTCGGCGATATAGAGCCGCCGGAGCGCGTCGAAGGCCAGGCCGCGCGGGCGGGTCAGCGACAGCGTCAGGCTCGCGTTCGTCTCGCCGGCCGGCCCGTAGATCTGCATGGGCCAGTAGTAGGCCTGGATGACCGTCGTGAAGCCGCTGGTCACGGCGGTCGGGACGTCGGGCGGGTCGGCCCAGTAGGGGATTTCGATGAATTCCACCGTGTAATCGCCCGGCGCGAACTCGATGGCCATGTCCGCGTTGGTCCACGGCCCGCCCGTCACGCGCCACAGGGCGCCCGTCGCGACGGCATGGGTCGGGATGAACTCGACGTAGATGCCCGTGACCTGGGTGTACCGGCCCGTGAGAGTCAGGAGGTTCGTGGTGATCTGCACGACCTGGTTGCCCGGCGCGTACCAGAGAGGCGGACTGTTCGTGGAAAAGCTGATCGTGTGCTCTCCGACGGGGATGTTGGGCTCGATGTACCCGCTGGGATTCCAGGCCCCGGAATCCACCCGCCAGGCGCCCCAGTTGGTGGCCGCGATCTCCGGCTCGATCCAGACGCGCACCGACCCGACCGCCGGCACGTACTGGCCCAGCAGCAATGTCGTCTCCCCGGGCAGAATAGTGACCTGGATGGGGCTCGGGGGAACCCAGCCCGGGATGTCCAGGAACTGCACCGTGTACTCGCCCGGCGTCAGGTTATCCACCGTTTCATTCTCGTCGTGCCAGACCCCGCTGCCGATCCTCCATTGGGCATTGGTCGTCGGCCATATCGCGCCGTGGTTGGCCTCGTCGGCGAAGCTGAATTCCACGCGGAGGGCGCCGTTCTGGATATACGTGGCGGTGACGGAGGTCAGGATGCCGTTCGAAAGGGCCACGGTTCGATTGGATGGAGCGGTCCATCCGTCGATGGACTTGAACAGGATGGTGCTGATCCCCTCCGTAAGGTCCTCGTACAGGGTGATCCCGCTGTCCCGCCAGGAACCGAGGCCTTGGATGGCCCACTGGGCGCCGTCGTCCACGGCCGCCGGCGGAAGGAGGGTGACGCGGAGGGACGGGGGAATGATCAGGGCGCCGTCGCCGTCGGCCGTGTAATCTGTCCCGCCGCGCAGGGTCGCGGCGTGCGTCCACTTGTCCCACCAATCGCCGGAGTACCCGCGCACGTAATCCTGGACCTGGCCCCAGGCCCAGGGCATCACGTTGACGGTCCCGTTGGTGCCGTTGTTGGCGCTGGTTCCGACCAGGGGGTTGGTCCGGTAGCTCGTGCTGTCATCCGCTCGATAGTAGGCGACGAGGTTCCCCTCGCTGCCCTGCAGGGCTTTGTTGTACGCGGACGCGACCTCCGCCGCCGTCCGGGCGACGTTCCAAATGCGGACATCGTCCACGGCGCCATGCAGGCCCTGCCCGATGCGCTGCCGCACCGGGCCGCCGGCGTAGATGGCCGGGGATTGGAGCGCCTGGGGCGCGGTGCTGGTGTAGGCGCCGTTGATGTACAGTTTAAGTTCGCGCAGGTACCCGTCGTAGGTGCCCGCCACGTGCGTCCAGTTGGTGCCGCCGGCCAGCGCCACGCTGCCCGTCGCCTGCACCGTGAAGCCGTCCACGGACACGTACCGCACGTAGGGCACGTTGGCCGGCGCGGTGACGCCGTCGCCGAGCCCCAGCTCGTAGTTGACGCCGTTGGTCGGGCCGACGAGCCGCTGAACCAGTATGCCGCCGTCCGCCTCGGCGGGGTCCGGCCGCACCCAGCTTTCGAGCGTCCAGCTGTCCAGGGCGAAACGCCGCTGCATGGGCATCTCCACGTAATCAGAGCCGTTGGTCGAGAACGACAGGGCCCGTGAGATCGCCGGGCTCTGCGCGCTGGCCGGGTCCTCGCCGACCGCCACCTCCGCGCCGTCCACGCGCGCGTCGTCATCCGTGTCCGCCAGCAGCGGGTGCGTGCCCCGCTCCTGCTCGTCGCGGTTGACCAGCCCGTCGCCGTCGAAATCCTCCAGGCCGTCCGGGATGCCGTTGTTGTTCGAGTCGTCGTCGCGCGGGTTCGAGCCGCACAGGTACTCGTACCAGGCGTTGAAGTCGTCCGTGTCGGCGTCGAAGGGCAGGCCGTAGTCCGGGTTGCCCGGCAGGAACCGGTTCTCCTGGTCGGGCCGGGTCGGGGTCGCGTCGTGGCCGTACATGATCTGCCAGAACGTGGACCAGGTCTGGGCGAACCAGACGGCGCGCGGGTCGTTCCGGCTCGTGTCGCCGCGAACGATGTGCTCGATGCCGTCCACCGTGAGCCGGGCATCGAACTTGCCCAGCGCCCGTTCGTACTGCACCGGCGGATCCGTGACCGCGACGGGCTGGGTCCGGGCTTCATCGAGCCAGGTGTCGAAGCTGCTGACGCACCGGACGAAGATCATGTTGCGCCCGATCTTCAGCCGGCTTGCGACGTCCAGGCTCTGCTCCGTGTTCGCCGTGTCGTTGGTCGTCGTCAGGAGCTCCCCGTTGACGTAGACGAGGGTGGATTCCATGCCGGGCGTGAAGACCTCCAGCGTGGCGCTTTTCGGCGTGCTGTAGAGGTACACGTACTTCGTGAACGCGGAGTGGCGCCCGTCGTGTCCTAACCCCTGGTCCTTCGGTTCGTGGAAGAGGTTGTCCGATTCCTGGGCCCAGCCCACCGTGTTGCCGATCGAGGTGTACGCCCGGAACGTCCGGAAATACGAAATGCGCGCCCAGTTGCCCGGCACCTCGATGTACTCGAACTGCGGCCCGTACTCGAACTCGGGATACTGGTCCAGGTTGTGCATCGTGACCCACCACTCGGGCAGCAGGTCGCCGTCCTCGTCGTCCCGGCCCAGCAACGCCACCGACGGGTTGGTGACGACCATCGTCTCCGTTTCCGGCAGGAAATACTCTTCCCGGTTCAGGAAGGCGAAGTCCACGGTGTTCGAGCCGCCGTCGTCGAAGCGGTAGTACATCCGCAGGGATTGCCCGTAGGTCGGCAGGCGGACGTAGCCGCCGGGCGAGGGATAGAAGCGGTTGTTCCAGTAATCCACTTCCTCCCAGCTCCGGTCGTAGTTCCAGAACCGCACGTCGTCGAGGTGGCCCTCCGTGAACGCCCGCGCCAGCACGCCGGTCCCGGCCGCGAAGTCCGGCGCCACGAGCGTCTCCTGGGCGATGAGCAGCACGCCGTTGATGTAGATCTTCAGGCTGTTGTCCTGCGGGCCCCAGACCCATGCCACGTGCGACCACTCGTTCGTCGGCAGCCGCTGGATCGAGCCCTCCGGGCCGATCCCGCCCGCCGAGGCGATCACGCTGGCCCCGGAGAGGATCTCCGCCTTTGGCCGGAAGTCCTCCAGGCCGACCCAGAAGCTCTGCCCGGCCCCCGCGCCCTCCAGGCTGAAGATCCGCCCGCCGCCGTCGCCCTGCGGCCGCACCCAGCTTTCCACCGTCCACCCGTTCGTCCGGACGTAGAAGCGCGAGGGGTCGGGCAGCGTGATCCCGCCGGCCGGCACCGCCCCGAGGTCCAGGCTCCGCTCGCGGTACAGCCGGCTGCTCATCGGGTGCAGCGCGCTGGTGATGTCGTCGCGGACCTCGGTCCGGTCGTCCACCCCGTCGTCGTCCGTGTCGCGCCGCAGCGGGTCCGTGCCGTAAATGATGATTTCCTCGTAGTTGCTCAACCCCTCGCCATCGGAATCCCACTCGCCGTCGTTCAGGGTGAGCCCGGGGTCGAGCGAGTAGGCGTCGTACGGGTCGGAGCCCAGGACCAGTTCCCAAGCCGTCGGGATCCCGTCGCCGTCGGGATCGTCGTCGTTCGTCGCGGCCGAAATCGTGACGGCCAGGTTGGTCTGGTAGCCGCCGGATCGCGCGGACAGGGTGCCGCTCCCCTGGGACAGCCCGAGGAGGGCGAACGTGGTGGAGGCATAGCCCGCCGGGATGGTGACGTTCGTGACCGACAATTCGAACAGCGTCGGCGCGTTGTTGACGAGGTTCACCGTCAGCTCGCCGCCGGCCTCGACCGCCGGCCGCCGGACCGTGATGACCCGCAACTCGCCGTCGGGCACGACGGCGGGGTCGGGA containing:
- a CDS encoding nucleotide sugar dehydrogenase; amino-acid sequence: MKKQKREVIGVVGLGYVGLPLATAFATKFKVIGFDIKEARVKELRAGRDSTGEADPAHLKNPRLTFTSDPAALRRCTFIIVAVPTPIDESREPDLTPLESSSTAVGKILKKGMMVVYESTVYPGVTEEYCLPILERESGLKLGQFDLGYSPERVNPGDKQHSVSGIVKVVSGHNARALDRCAAAYGAVIAAGIHKAPNIMTAEAAKVIENVQRDLNIALMNELSKIFARMGLNTNEVLAASATKWNFHRYHPGLVGGHCIGVDPYYLTHRALQLGYHPEVILAGRRINDGMGDYVGELTIRELVHAGVLPRKARIWVLGMTFKENVPDFRNTRAVDVVAYLKKYGAQVYAWEPLVSAGQIKKEFGVDTLTFDRARNLDAVVLINAHDAFKSIALPALRKKMRTRVIVDVKNFFPRERARKLGFHYVSL